From a region of the Tateyamaria omphalii genome:
- a CDS encoding aldo/keto reductase, which produces MAPQDHAVQRASVAGLFRIGIGCMALTGLYGRIAASDARDVLAKAIDLGFRLFDTAPLYANGQNEALIGDVIGSTAGTTVATKFGLVETKNGKLLRDSRPESIRASVEASLARLRRERIDLLIQHRPDPAVNDQEVAGAVQELIDAGKVAAFGLSGTSIDRIKPMSERCYVTVVQNELSVLSDPDTWSAPQKIGDMGAFFMAYAPIARGLLSPNSAKTKRDAEDYRSQIEAFKNPDQSVSEILRTCLKDIASAYGVSVTALVLAWIKTRGANVVPIPGPRRPEHLSDFVDAANLEVNTAHISIIEEIASSQSDG; this is translated from the coding sequence ATGGCACCGCAAGATCATGCCGTGCAAAGAGCCTCTGTTGCAGGGCTTTTCCGCATCGGTATCGGCTGCATGGCTCTCACTGGGCTGTACGGAAGGATCGCCGCATCTGATGCACGTGACGTTTTAGCGAAAGCTATAGACCTTGGATTCCGTCTTTTTGATACGGCACCGTTATATGCCAACGGCCAAAACGAAGCATTGATTGGCGACGTTATTGGATCGACCGCTGGGACAACGGTGGCGACAAAGTTCGGCCTAGTTGAGACCAAGAATGGCAAACTGCTTCGTGATAGTCGTCCTGAGTCAATTCGCGCGTCTGTCGAGGCCTCACTTGCCCGATTACGCCGTGAACGCATTGATCTATTGATCCAACACCGCCCCGACCCAGCCGTGAATGATCAAGAGGTCGCTGGTGCCGTACAGGAACTCATAGACGCAGGCAAAGTTGCCGCATTTGGCCTTTCTGGCACATCAATTGATCGCATCAAGCCGATGTCAGAACGGTGTTACGTTACGGTGGTTCAGAATGAACTATCCGTCTTGAGCGACCCAGACACGTGGTCTGCGCCACAAAAAATCGGAGACATGGGTGCCTTCTTCATGGCCTATGCGCCGATTGCGCGAGGCCTATTGAGCCCAAATTCCGCGAAAACCAAACGGGATGCCGAGGATTACCGTTCGCAGATTGAAGCGTTCAAAAATCCGGATCAGTCCGTGTCCGAAATACTTCGCACCTGTCTCAAAGATATTGCTTCCGCTTATGGTGTCTCCGTGACAGCTCTTGTGTTGGCCTGGATAAAAACGCGTGGAGCGAACGTTGTACCCATTCCCGGCCCGCGTCGTCCGGAGCACCTGTCTGACTTTGTTGATGCCGCCAATCTTGAGGTCAATACAGCTCATATTTCGATCATTGAAGAGATCGCAAGCAGCCAAAGTGATGGATGA
- a CDS encoding AAA family ATPase, with protein sequence MTRATKIAVAGTHSTGKTTFLKGLEERLINAGHAVAYVHGSAAEAQELGFPILKNHTFESTAWLVGQAIRLEMAATLTADVILIDRPVPDAFGYLIAALRMTHRSIDQARLGRLEDICRAWTEEYDLVFATRLDESIPIGPDRDRDAAFRAAADQAIGEVLARLAPDHRVLAPQNLRQSTELAMRVATGV encoded by the coding sequence GTGACCCGTGCGACTAAAATCGCCGTTGCAGGCACTCATTCGACAGGGAAAACGACTTTTTTGAAGGGCTTGGAGGAACGCCTGATCAATGCCGGTCATGCCGTCGCCTATGTACATGGAAGTGCAGCAGAAGCGCAGGAACTGGGCTTTCCAATCCTGAAGAACCACACGTTTGAAAGCACGGCTTGGTTGGTCGGGCAGGCTATCCGTCTTGAGATGGCAGCGACGCTGACGGCCGATGTTATCCTCATTGACCGCCCCGTACCCGACGCTTTTGGGTATTTGATCGCTGCGCTGCGCATGACACATCGTTCCATCGACCAAGCACGCCTGGGACGCCTCGAAGACATCTGCAGAGCCTGGACAGAAGAATACGACCTGGTTTTTGCGACCCGACTGGACGAAAGCATTCCGATCGGCCCAGATCGCGATCGCGACGCTGCTTTTAGGGCCGCGGCAGACCAGGCGATTGGAGAGGTTTTGGCAAGGCTGGCCCCTGACCATCGCGTTCTCGCGCCACAAAACTTGAGACAGTCCACTGAGCTTGCCATGCGTGTTGCCACCGGAGTTTGA
- a CDS encoding 3'-5' exonuclease, producing MNRMWAVDVEGNGANPPEIIELGIVEMDGLRLTGNVKHWQFRPGREITPAVSRIHGITNDDVAGAPPIEDVVDDIFLWLEDSPIVGHNVRVELEALSRVLPDWKPVAAYDSLKVARALLPNEEKFGLEHLGDVLGLKDAASQAVGGGAAHSGPYDAAMSAILLEQLLSPLPQAERDRILMDADILNSRQGSLL from the coding sequence ATGAATCGCATGTGGGCCGTGGATGTTGAGGGGAACGGTGCCAACCCTCCGGAAATTATCGAGTTGGGGATCGTTGAGATGGATGGTCTCCGGCTCACCGGGAATGTGAAGCATTGGCAGTTTCGGCCCGGTCGTGAAATCACGCCCGCCGTCAGTAGGATTCATGGAATTACAAACGACGATGTCGCCGGCGCCCCCCCAATTGAGGACGTTGTCGACGACATATTCCTCTGGCTGGAAGATTCACCCATTGTCGGCCACAACGTTCGGGTCGAACTGGAGGCCCTCTCCAGAGTTCTGCCAGATTGGAAACCTGTAGCGGCCTACGACAGTCTAAAGGTTGCGCGCGCCCTACTCCCGAATGAAGAAAAATTTGGATTGGAGCATCTCGGGGATGTGCTCGGACTTAAAGATGCGGCTTCTCAGGCGGTCGGCGGTGGCGCGGCACATTCCGGCCCATATGACGCTGCGATGTCGGCCATCTTGCTAGAGCAATTGCTGTCGCCTTTGCCACAGGCGGAACGAGACCGGATTTTGATGGATGCAGATATTCTCAATTCTAGACAAGGATCGCTGCTGTGA
- a CDS encoding radical SAM protein has translation MPFDPDTRYARFTLRPASKDLPQDLANIIEYRKSGLSLNHIVGCPLECAYCVRHLFDNYGMKRPHLIIPDDQAVTQLVDHPAFRAHQTPLQIFNRATDPFLPRVKEHLHRCLELLDDLGLTNHMLVITRWHVLEEDVARLERLKNLKVTILITWSGISDPRIEPIDSSIAQASLSTLASNASRTRKILYWRPIVLGLNDTDELIAEAHSMSQLADATVFTGLFHREKIREYLRSVNVPDLYKLVPRRKILPREVEGRILRAFGGTPIFRKTSCGVAYAHGVRDYNGHFGIRHICDICPAEQVKICAAAHKVPTQWQVLEFAREVGLEIGKLEIFQGHIVVENSTEQQRYFIQHATGFQVHDRAHPHLLGRHGRSEEGWTQ, from the coding sequence ATGCCATTTGACCCGGACACGCGCTATGCTAGGTTCACGCTTCGACCTGCTTCCAAAGACTTACCACAAGATCTCGCGAACATCATTGAGTACCGGAAATCGGGCCTCAGCCTAAATCACATCGTGGGGTGCCCGCTCGAATGTGCGTATTGCGTTCGCCATCTTTTCGACAACTATGGAATGAAGCGACCGCATTTGATCATTCCTGATGATCAGGCAGTCACGCAGCTCGTTGACCATCCGGCCTTTCGAGCGCATCAGACACCCTTACAAATTTTCAACAGAGCGACAGACCCGTTCCTTCCAAGGGTCAAGGAGCATCTACACCGATGTCTCGAACTGCTCGATGATCTTGGTTTGACAAACCACATGTTGGTGATCACCAGATGGCATGTCTTAGAGGAAGATGTGGCCCGCTTAGAGCGGCTCAAAAACCTTAAAGTGACAATATTGATCACCTGGTCAGGCATTTCAGACCCGCGGATTGAACCTATCGACAGTTCGATTGCTCAAGCTTCTCTGTCGACCCTCGCATCCAACGCCTCTCGAACCCGCAAGATCTTATATTGGCGCCCCATTGTCCTTGGTTTGAATGACACAGACGAGTTGATTGCAGAGGCTCATTCCATGAGCCAGCTCGCTGACGCCACGGTCTTCACCGGCCTCTTCCATCGGGAGAAGATCCGTGAATATCTTCGTTCTGTGAACGTACCAGACCTTTACAAGCTGGTACCTCGCAGGAAGATTCTCCCCAGAGAGGTTGAAGGCCGCATTCTTAGAGCTTTCGGAGGCACTCCAATTTTTCGCAAGACATCCTGCGGTGTCGCGTATGCGCATGGTGTCCGCGACTACAACGGACACTTCGGCATCAGACACATATGTGACATTTGCCCAGCTGAGCAGGTAAAAATCTGTGCCGCCGCCCACAAAGTGCCAACACAGTGGCAAGTGTTGGAATTTGCGCGAGAGGTTGGTCTTGAGATAGGAAAACTCGAGATTTTTCAGGGTCATATTGTCGTTGAAAACAGCACTGAGCAACAGCGATACTTCATTCAGCATGCGACTGGATTTCAAGTGCATGACCGCGCGCATCCCCACTTGCTGGGTCGTCATGGGCGCTCGGAGGAAGGATGGACGCAATGA
- a CDS encoding helix-turn-helix domain-containing protein, with amino-acid sequence MEELGLELTRLRKASGLTLRRVEAAIGVSNAYLSQLETGKIKTPSPNTLFKLSQLFGGSYEDLMAKAGYPVPQSQSRQVPETVSRLAARVGEVSSSEADALADYLKFLRQQRAE; translated from the coding sequence ATGGAAGAACTTGGCTTGGAGTTGACGCGCTTGCGCAAAGCATCTGGTCTGACCCTTCGCAGGGTAGAGGCCGCGATTGGCGTCTCCAACGCTTACCTGAGCCAGTTGGAGACGGGAAAGATCAAGACGCCTTCCCCCAACACGCTGTTCAAACTGTCCCAACTATTTGGAGGGTCTTACGAAGACTTGATGGCGAAAGCCGGATACCCGGTCCCTCAGTCGCAAAGCCGCCAAGTTCCGGAGACCGTTTCACGTCTGGCCGCTCGGGTCGGTGAGGTCAGCTCCAGTGAAGCTGATGCATTAGCGGATTATTTGAAGTTCCTTCGTCAGCAGAGGGCGGAGTAA
- a CDS encoding PD-(D/E)XK nuclease family protein — translation MPWSYSASRTFQKCQVKWFLDNLAAHHRAADPIRRRAHFFSALTTVSAWRGQLVDTVISKHIVPSFEDPTREEPMGLQGSLSIARRLFTEQLAYAAQNKAATIDVKFGDIGDRFALLMENEFGDGPSQEDLDGAWLEIETALSNFWGNEEIQQIIYDAEQLITQPRTLHFELVNGTKAVAIPDLIAFNRSKAHTIVDWKVHAEVGNDARRQLAVYAVALSRGKQHKDFPDNWNALPTEVDLVEAQLLLNQTKHYRLSEDDVAATTAYMDGSAYEMDCLTDGKSYKDIDVGDLRLAHSGLTCAACQFQTLCPEVVQ, via the coding sequence ATGCCTTGGTCCTATTCGGCATCGCGCACTTTCCAGAAATGCCAGGTCAAATGGTTTTTGGATAACCTGGCAGCCCACCATCGCGCCGCCGACCCAATCCGCCGTAGAGCGCATTTTTTCAGCGCATTGACCACAGTGAGTGCTTGGCGAGGTCAGCTGGTCGATACCGTGATATCCAAGCACATCGTCCCGTCCTTTGAAGACCCCACGCGCGAAGAGCCTATGGGGCTTCAGGGGTCCCTGAGTATCGCGCGCAGACTCTTCACCGAGCAACTGGCCTATGCGGCGCAGAACAAAGCCGCGACAATTGACGTAAAGTTCGGCGACATCGGCGATCGGTTCGCACTCTTGATGGAGAATGAATTTGGCGATGGGCCCTCACAAGAGGATCTTGATGGGGCTTGGCTCGAAATCGAAACTGCACTTTCGAATTTCTGGGGCAATGAGGAAATTCAGCAGATTATCTATGATGCAGAGCAATTGATCACTCAGCCGCGCACGCTCCATTTCGAACTTGTCAACGGCACCAAGGCTGTTGCCATCCCGGATTTGATCGCATTCAACCGCTCCAAAGCCCACACCATTGTCGATTGGAAGGTACATGCAGAGGTCGGCAACGATGCCCGCCGCCAGTTGGCTGTCTATGCAGTGGCGCTTAGCCGAGGCAAACAGCACAAGGATTTTCCCGATAACTGGAATGCACTGCCGACGGAAGTCGATCTCGTAGAAGCTCAGCTGCTGCTGAACCAGACAAAGCATTATCGCTTGTCTGAAGATGATGTGGCTGCCACCACGGCATACATGGACGGCAGTGCCTACGAGATGGACTGCCTGACAGATGGGAAGTCCTACAAAGACATCGATGTCGGAGACCTAAGACTGGCCCATAGCGGGCTCACCTGCGCGGCATGTCAATTTCAAACATTATGTCCGGAGGTCGTGCAATGA
- a CDS encoding tyrosine-type recombinase/integrase: METPNLPAIRALRPAWNKGRIVGQKRPLKPKHVWATRVRLELAENHRDLALFNMAIDSKLRGCDLVKMKVVDVMASGQIKERASVLQSKTQKPVRFEISEGTRASVEKWMKDELMVGSEYLWPGRFHERLHISTRQYARIVRDWVTSIGLEASAYGTHSMRRTKVTQIYKKTGNLRAVQLLLGHTKMDSTVRYLGVELEDALAIAEAIEI; encoded by the coding sequence ATGGAAACACCAAACCTACCTGCAATTCGCGCCCTGCGGCCAGCCTGGAACAAGGGTCGCATTGTCGGCCAGAAACGACCGCTCAAACCAAAGCACGTCTGGGCGACCCGGGTGCGACTTGAACTGGCCGAGAACCATCGCGATCTCGCTCTGTTTAATATGGCGATCGACAGTAAGCTTCGCGGCTGTGATCTGGTGAAGATGAAAGTCGTTGACGTTATGGCGTCTGGTCAGATCAAAGAGCGCGCTTCCGTGCTGCAGAGCAAGACGCAGAAACCAGTCCGGTTTGAGATATCTGAAGGTACACGCGCTTCCGTCGAGAAGTGGATGAAAGACGAATTGATGGTCGGATCTGAGTATCTTTGGCCAGGCCGTTTTCATGAACGTCTTCACATTTCGACACGCCAATATGCACGGATTGTTAGGGACTGGGTCACGTCGATCGGACTGGAGGCCAGTGCGTACGGCACACACTCAATGCGACGAACGAAGGTTACCCAAATCTATAAAAAGACGGGAAATCTGCGCGCGGTGCAGCTACTGTTGGGTCACACAAAGATGGACAGTACTGTCCGATACCTTGGCGTCGAGCTTGAAGATGCGCTGGCCATTGCGGAAGCAATTGAAATCTAA
- a CDS encoding phage minor head protein, translating to MALDTPFVRFLRSGGKSEFTVSLHRLNRAPERKDASFNLAPYFQRFLELLEDADAGNAAFLSESFGDADGYNSGPLKQRIYDEFEARLTATLAVYEREGHDRAGIVSLIEVDIQATEAWLLRRFENELNEARQRAAGVTHYIWRSADDSKVRSSHAERDDRVFPWDHGFPDGLPGEAHNCRCYAEPAILNGQTILTGRPVSPDLADRISDAQGRGLARAGEDALVGTVTGIYDVLRFSYLGYRRLFGVITDEEEQERLTARQNILDALERLADLDRETAEQIAEEAVAYFEAQHAELRLLDLEYRLGLTSEEALLRAYEDVAYLDASVLLGGTAFTVGAAKLGINLTRLRPTAVLNALRAGRTRFDDMINTRRR from the coding sequence ATGGCGCTTGATACACCTTTTGTCCGCTTCCTTCGGTCTGGCGGTAAATCAGAATTTACGGTCAGTTTGCACCGGCTGAACCGAGCGCCTGAGCGGAAGGATGCATCCTTCAATCTGGCACCGTATTTCCAGAGATTTCTGGAGCTTCTGGAAGACGCTGACGCGGGCAATGCCGCGTTCCTGTCTGAAAGCTTTGGCGATGCAGATGGTTATAACTCCGGACCTTTGAAGCAGCGTATTTATGATGAATTTGAGGCCCGCCTTACCGCGACGTTGGCCGTTTATGAGCGTGAAGGTCATGACAGAGCCGGGATAGTATCTCTGATTGAAGTGGACATCCAAGCGACTGAAGCCTGGTTGTTGCGGCGATTTGAGAACGAACTGAACGAGGCGCGGCAACGGGCAGCGGGTGTCACGCATTACATCTGGCGATCTGCTGACGATTCAAAGGTCCGGTCCAGCCATGCCGAGCGGGATGACCGTGTATTTCCATGGGATCACGGCTTTCCGGATGGGTTGCCGGGTGAAGCGCACAACTGTCGGTGCTATGCGGAACCGGCTATTCTCAATGGACAGACCATTCTGACAGGTCGCCCGGTTTCGCCGGACCTGGCGGATCGCATATCGGATGCACAAGGCAGGGGCCTTGCGCGAGCCGGTGAGGACGCGCTGGTTGGCACGGTCACTGGCATCTACGATGTGCTCCGTTTTTCCTATCTCGGATATCGGCGTCTGTTCGGTGTCATCACGGACGAGGAAGAACAGGAACGGCTGACCGCGCGGCAGAATATCCTTGATGCGCTGGAGCGCTTGGCAGATCTGGATCGTGAAACGGCCGAGCAGATCGCCGAGGAGGCGGTTGCCTATTTCGAGGCGCAGCACGCAGAGCTCCGCTTGCTTGACCTTGAATACCGCCTGGGCCTGACCAGTGAAGAAGCCTTGCTGCGCGCCTATGAAGACGTGGCTTACCTCGATGCGTCGGTCCTTCTTGGTGGAACGGCCTTCACGGTGGGTGCGGCAAAGCTGGGGATCAATCTGACCCGTCTGCGTCCGACAGCAGTTCTGAACGCTCTACGTGCTGGTCGCACTCGGTTTGACGATATGATCAACACGCGTCGCCGCTAG
- a CDS encoding TniQ family protein: MLFNPATSRHRETLISLFSRSASMHGLPFTVFANEMGLGVRSIVNAEDRAVRRIQELHGLSEDAVRELVSWSGKPIGKVRIHFRGAEVVSRALRNPTIRGCLTCLKEDAALTPKSPANSMALRGDWHLRHVAICLRHSKPLEPLWTEGPLSTRYDLTTQMQRLNERLATGDLTKEKVAITEYDRWLDNRLETGEDPTWLRQTSLANAAAFVRLLSSELLRLEDHAPLADDKVLEGRSFGFDAVKHDEDAASKALVHLVELANGHLDEPQKAFGKLYSWLARDTLEDPDCDLFRNIMREVILDRWAVAPGDIVLGKAISQRRVHSVTTAASSVDLGTRLTRRLLSAKGLIEVDDPRPCSRLTFDAQSAVPVLAKISRLVGPIEMRRRMNTTRKQFDALVEGGLLTRFDEAEPLKSPWDPEEGLSLIAELTSDAEEVSIDETEWEHIYQAALRARVPIEQIVAAIRKGKIRTGHCPDLSGYASVFVRKSDIDAAVRPERPSDPTVAEFARMVGLHRDGGMRALVKCGATPSTPKFNPQTATVIEYITEADALEFHGKFTTLKLLANRMGQPSRTLSARLRKAGISQFRSDGIACGSVFLKNDLDRYVEFSRDNPDLEALQTK; the protein is encoded by the coding sequence ATGCTATTCAACCCCGCTACGTCACGACATCGTGAAACTCTGATTTCGCTCTTTTCACGCTCTGCATCGATGCACGGGCTGCCCTTCACAGTTTTTGCCAACGAAATGGGCCTTGGGGTTAGATCCATTGTGAATGCTGAAGATCGAGCTGTCAGGCGCATCCAAGAGCTTCACGGCCTGTCAGAAGATGCAGTTCGCGAGCTTGTCTCATGGAGTGGCAAGCCCATCGGCAAAGTTCGAATTCACTTTCGCGGCGCCGAGGTCGTATCACGTGCTTTGAGAAACCCAACCATTAGAGGTTGCCTTACCTGTCTGAAGGAGGACGCCGCGCTGACGCCGAAGTCGCCAGCGAACAGTATGGCACTGCGCGGCGACTGGCACCTACGCCATGTCGCGATTTGCCTACGGCACTCCAAGCCTCTCGAGCCACTTTGGACTGAAGGTCCGCTTTCCACGAGGTATGATCTGACAACACAGATGCAAAGATTGAATGAGCGACTGGCTACCGGCGATCTGACGAAGGAAAAAGTTGCGATCACAGAATATGACCGTTGGCTCGACAACCGCCTGGAAACCGGTGAAGACCCAACTTGGCTTCGCCAAACCAGTCTGGCGAATGCGGCTGCATTTGTACGTCTCCTGAGCTCAGAGTTACTCCGTCTTGAGGATCATGCTCCGCTTGCTGACGATAAAGTTCTTGAGGGGCGAAGCTTTGGATTTGATGCCGTCAAACATGATGAGGACGCTGCATCCAAGGCTCTGGTCCACTTGGTTGAGCTTGCAAATGGACATCTGGACGAACCCCAAAAAGCATTTGGAAAGCTTTATTCCTGGCTTGCGAGGGATACACTTGAGGACCCTGATTGCGATCTTTTTCGAAACATCATGCGAGAAGTCATTTTAGACAGATGGGCGGTCGCACCCGGTGACATTGTTCTTGGAAAGGCAATCTCCCAACGCCGAGTACATTCTGTGACGACAGCAGCTTCGAGCGTGGACCTCGGCACACGACTCACAAGGCGCCTGCTCTCAGCTAAGGGGCTCATAGAGGTTGATGATCCTCGCCCGTGTTCCCGCCTCACGTTTGATGCTCAAAGTGCGGTACCGGTCCTTGCGAAGATTTCACGCCTGGTGGGACCCATCGAAATGCGACGCCGCATGAACACAACTCGCAAGCAATTCGATGCGCTTGTCGAGGGCGGTCTGTTGACCCGGTTTGACGAAGCAGAGCCGCTGAAGTCGCCATGGGACCCGGAAGAGGGTCTTTCGCTAATTGCAGAACTTACTTCCGATGCAGAGGAAGTGAGCATCGACGAAACCGAATGGGAGCACATATATCAAGCCGCGCTGCGCGCACGTGTTCCCATCGAGCAAATCGTCGCCGCTATCCGTAAGGGAAAGATTAGAACGGGTCATTGCCCAGATCTTAGCGGTTACGCTTCTGTCTTCGTACGAAAGTCAGATATCGACGCGGCGGTTCGACCGGAGCGCCCCTCAGATCCAACGGTAGCCGAGTTCGCGCGCATGGTGGGGCTTCATCGCGATGGTGGTATGCGTGCGTTGGTCAAATGTGGCGCAACGCCCTCGACTCCAAAGTTCAATCCGCAAACGGCCACCGTCATCGAATATATCACGGAAGCCGACGCTCTCGAGTTCCACGGTAAGTTCACAACCCTTAAGCTCTTGGCCAATCGGATGGGTCAGCCGAGCCGCACACTGTCTGCCCGCCTCAGAAAAGCAGGCATCAGTCAGTTTCGTTCTGATGGTATCGCTTGCGGATCAGTTTTCCTGAAAAATGACCTAGACCGCTACGTTGAGTTTTCGCGCGACAATCCTGATCTCGAGGCCCTTCAGACCAAATGA
- a CDS encoding transposase has protein sequence MDDRAHWLSLSLRLPVEGVNEYFASEEACENRLHEIRWPNGPICPACSKKNFARIKARKPYSCRECKTQFSITSGTVLHGQRLGLKTYLCLAEQIVQSKTRGSLPTVHGTKERYGIAYATAFRIRNLVRKDLSLENGGLLGCCICVNELDFPQDIDPTSDDYLRWLLTVQQRRRWQMLGIE, from the coding sequence ATGGATGATCGCGCTCATTGGCTCTCGTTGTCGTTACGCCTGCCAGTTGAGGGCGTTAATGAGTATTTCGCTTCGGAAGAGGCGTGCGAAAACCGTCTCCACGAGATCCGTTGGCCAAATGGACCGATTTGCCCCGCGTGTTCGAAAAAAAACTTTGCTCGAATAAAGGCGCGAAAACCTTACTCTTGCCGTGAATGCAAAACGCAGTTTTCAATCACCTCAGGCACCGTTCTTCACGGACAGCGTTTGGGATTGAAGACGTACCTTTGCCTTGCAGAACAAATCGTCCAGAGTAAAACCCGCGGGTCTTTGCCGACTGTGCATGGAACCAAAGAACGATACGGTATCGCCTATGCGACTGCATTCAGGATACGTAATTTGGTGCGCAAGGATCTGTCGCTAGAGAATGGCGGACTTCTCGGATGCTGTATTTGCGTAAATGAACTCGATTTCCCACAAGATATTGATCCTACGTCCGATGATTACCTCCGTTGGCTTCTCACCGTGCAACAGAGACGTCGCTGGCAGATGCTCGGAATTGAGTAA
- a CDS encoding ATP-binding protein yields the protein MSSFIIPEIVNSAETFNGKLFPLPRAAQLERVFAEMFSRHLGNLRGGDYFESEVLVVTGKSGAGKSTEIMNLLKNFNTSGAMLPTGQPVRMVACELNRKDNWKVLGQKTLTNMRYPVSDRARLTQPETWARVVQQGAEHGVIGINYDEMQHILAKKSEEALEAELDSFKSILKSKRWPFLLILSGLPEINEPVRVFEQLCRKVTYIHFEDIDYDKEEITVQEIVTSYAMKVGLQVEDDLNTRDFIHRLTTAAAFRWGLVCEITTKAVERALVAQSPHLTKDHFVDAWVMKTNVNRAATPFTHDNYATLFRREQPFHASLTT from the coding sequence ATGAGCTCGTTCATCATCCCCGAAATCGTGAATTCCGCTGAGACATTTAACGGAAAGCTCTTTCCTCTTCCGCGTGCCGCGCAGCTTGAAAGAGTTTTCGCTGAAATGTTCAGCCGGCACTTGGGAAACTTGCGGGGAGGGGATTACTTCGAGTCCGAGGTGTTGGTCGTCACGGGGAAAAGTGGCGCCGGCAAATCTACGGAGATCATGAATCTTCTTAAAAACTTCAATACAAGTGGTGCGATGCTGCCCACCGGGCAGCCAGTTCGCATGGTTGCTTGTGAACTCAACCGCAAGGATAATTGGAAGGTACTTGGACAAAAGACCCTCACGAACATGCGCTATCCAGTGTCCGATAGGGCACGCCTTACTCAGCCCGAAACTTGGGCCCGTGTTGTACAACAGGGAGCGGAGCACGGTGTCATCGGGATCAACTACGATGAGATGCAGCATATTCTTGCCAAAAAGAGCGAAGAAGCGCTCGAGGCAGAACTCGACTCTTTCAAGTCAATTCTGAAGTCCAAACGCTGGCCATTCCTGCTCATACTGTCTGGGCTACCAGAGATCAACGAACCGGTGCGCGTGTTCGAGCAGCTTTGTCGAAAGGTTACCTACATCCATTTCGAGGATATCGACTACGATAAGGAAGAGATCACTGTGCAGGAAATCGTGACAAGTTATGCGATGAAGGTCGGCCTTCAGGTCGAAGATGACCTGAACACGCGAGACTTCATCCATCGCCTGACCACTGCGGCTGCGTTTCGGTGGGGTCTTGTCTGCGAGATCACGACCAAGGCAGTCGAACGTGCCTTAGTCGCACAGTCACCGCATCTGACGAAAGATCACTTTGTTGATGCGTGGGTCATGAAGACAAATGTGAACAGGGCAGCTACGCCCTTCACACATGATAACTACGCGACATTGTTCCGCAGGGAGCAACCGTTCCACGCTTCCCTCACCACCTAA
- a CDS encoding nuclear transport factor 2 family protein: MSKRLIAGFWDAMASNDFTHASTWLHPEFEYYMPQTREYLRGRTAFAALNDAYPTEGTWVFAVRSIVADGDAVVSDVEVTDGTVEARAVTFHTVKDGLILRQKEYWPDPYPAPGWRAPWRQIVDAPPF, encoded by the coding sequence ATGTCAAAGCGGTTGATTGCCGGGTTTTGGGACGCGATGGCGTCAAATGATTTCACACATGCAAGCACGTGGCTGCACCCCGAGTTTGAATATTACATGCCCCAGACCCGCGAATATTTGCGCGGCCGTACCGCGTTTGCCGCGTTGAACGACGCATACCCGACGGAAGGAACGTGGGTCTTTGCGGTGCGGTCGATCGTGGCTGACGGCGACGCTGTTGTGTCGGATGTCGAGGTGACGGACGGCACGGTTGAAGCGCGCGCCGTCACGTTTCACACCGTTAAAGACGGCCTGATCCTGCGCCAAAAGGAGTATTGGCCGGATCCTTACCCGGCGCCGGGCTGGCGCGCGCCGTGGCGCCAGATTGTGGACGCCCCGCCGTTCTAA